Proteins from a genomic interval of Mustela lutreola isolate mMusLut2 chromosome 4, mMusLut2.pri, whole genome shotgun sequence:
- the SMKR1 gene encoding small lysine-rich protein 1: MPGKGKRGKGRGKSGGKKPKKPEVDILSPAAMLNLYYIAHNVADCLQLRGFRWPGAPKSKKGKNKT, from the exons ATG CCAGGTAAAGGGAAACGAGGAAAAGGCCGAGGCAAGTCTGGCGGAAAGAAACCGAAGAAACCGGAAGTGGACATCCTCAGCCCAGCCGCCATGCTGAACCTCTACTACATCGCCCACAACGTTGCCGACTGCCTGCAGCTGCGAGGCTTCCGCTGGCCAGGTGCTCCCAaatcaaagaaagggaaaaacaagacTTAA